Proteins from a single region of Dasypus novemcinctus isolate mDasNov1 chromosome 16, mDasNov1.1.hap2, whole genome shotgun sequence:
- the LOC111764836 gene encoding ERV-BabFcenv provirus ancestral Env polyprotein-like produces MHSLVFSLTLALILSFPAPQTSTSKAKKDRYAVTFSVRYSYTNPLVQKNSKSLGMAYCGPTKCEGPLDIVINRATQRNAGGLFALGSYMCWPHHQTLTFCTQRGYNKTYGRCPYWQCTIDRPQSCRGIANKRCIYHQHHNGTTWLHIQDPNHDKWNVGVTGALYREAMHSKPTAFISVFCTISKYNTTWDISVLAEDIKQQELSLKASLASTPLLTWPEIIQTTLDILNNTNWLKITSCFLCAAFQQSLLIATPIPLSTTPSFNSSLAADDTAKNFPLAPRQGNLTCILLNTTVRSAPPFKCTHNLTSNATCAPPPLLYWCNGTVSSCINDSILVPCIPVLLTPHLTYYTSGNCSLLAPPQPRAILLPVLIGTALAGTVTALGLSASGLAHSVLHGQHFEALRQINLQSTAESLKSLQRQLTSLAQVTLQNRRALDLLTAEKGGTCLFLQEECCYYINESGIVEQNVKILRELREGILPSQSTSSL; encoded by the coding sequence ATGCACTCCCTTGTGTTTTCTCTCACCCTTGCTCTAATTCTCTCATTCCCTGCACCACAGACATCAACAAGTAAGGCCAAAAAGGATCGCTATGCAGTTACCTTTTCAGTGCGTTACTCATATACTAACCCACTAGTCCAGAAAAATTCTAAATCTCTAGGAATGGCATACTGCGGTCCAACCAAGTGTGAAGGCCCCCTCGACATTGTAATCAATAGGGCAACCCAGAGAAATGCAGGAGGGTTGTTTGCCCTTGGTTCATACATGTGCTGGCCCCACCACCAAACGCTCACCTTCTGCACCCAACGTGGTTATAACAAGACATATGGCAGGTGCCCCTACTGGCAATGTACCATAGACCGCCCGCAATCTTGCAGAGGCATCGCCAACAAAAGGTGTATCTACCACCAGCATCATAACGGTACGACCTGGCTCCATATTCAGGATCCTAACCATGATAAGTGGAATGTGGGGGTCACAGGGGCTCTCTACCGTGAAGCCATGCACTCCAAACCCACTGCCTTTATCTCTGTCTTCTGTACCATCTCTAAGTACAATACTACCTGGGACATTTCAGTCCTCGCAGAAGATATAAAGCAACAAGAGCTAAGCTTAAAAGCAAGCCTTGCCAGCACACCCTTACTTACATGGCCAGAGATTATTCAAACCACTCTAGACATTCTTAATAACACCAATTGGCTAAAAATCACCAGCTGCTTTCTCTGCGCTGCCTTCCAACAGTCCTTGCTAATTGCTACCCCAATCCCTCTAAGCACTACCCCCTCATTCAACAGTTCTCTCGCCGCAGATGACACTGCCAAAAATTTCCCCCTTGCCCCACGTCAGGGCAATCTCACCTGTATTCTTCTCAACACGACAGTTCGCTCTGCCCCCCCATTTAAATGTACTCACAATCTAACTAGCAACGCCACCTGTGCCCCTCCTCCACTCCTCTACTGGTGTAATGGTACCGTCTCTAGCTGCATCAACGATTCTATCCTTGTTCCCTGCATTCCGGTTCTTCTTACCCCCCACTTAACCTACTACACGTCGGGGAACTGCAGTCTTTTAGCCCCCCCTCAGCCCAGAGCCATTTTACTCCCAGTCCTAATCGGAACGGCCCTTGCGGGCACAGTCACTGCCCTCGGGCTTAGCGCCAGTGGATTGGCACACTCTGTCCTGCACGGACAACATTTTGAAGCATTACGGCAGATTAACCTACAATCCACTGCCGAATCCCTTAAATCCCTCCAGAGGCAGCTTACTTCACTTGCCCAAGTAACCCTTCAAAACCGCAGGGCCCTTGATTTACTTACAGCggaaaaagggggaacctgccttttccttcaggaggaatgctgctactacataaatgaatctggtatcgttgagcaaaatgttaagattctacgagaattgcgggaagggaTATTGCCCTCCCAGTCAACCTCCTCCCTGTAA